From the Paraflavitalea soli genome, the window ATCGGCAATACCATGCTGGTAAGGCCAGCCATGCCGGGTAACAGGCAATGGATGTTTGAGGTCGGGGAGTCGTTTTTTATCCTTGGTGTTCATCGTGCTAAGTTTAATGGGGAAGGAATATTGGCCGCCGCTGGTGCTGAGCCTTGTGATCAGGGAACAAGGTGATGAAAAACTCAGTCCATCCACCCATGCGCACACGCAATAGTTCGTACTGCTCCGGCGACAGCGCCGCCAGGTACATGGTTTTTGGATTGGCGGTAGTGATGGTCATTACATTACTGCCCTGTCCCTGTGCAAAGGATTGCAACACTTCTACCAGCTTTTGCTGGGGAAAGTTTTCCGGTATGTTGAAGTCGGAAGGGGCCCCATCGCTCAGGTAATTGATGGCATGATGGGTATAGCTTTTTAAGGCCTCTGCCAGTATACCGGTACGCACGGGTTCTACCTGCTGGTCACTGCCTGCCGGGCCGGTGATGGTATAAGCGGGCTGATCAGCCGGCACGGGGGCGGGCGAGAGATCGGAGGCAATGGGAGAGAAAGCCAGCCGTCCATCTGGTGTGGCGCCTGCAAAGGAACCACCAAATACATATTGCTCAAAGGTGCCTACGCCCGGTGCAAATAGTATTTCAAAAGGCCGGCCCGGTATATCATAACGGGCTTTGAGGGCCTCCCATTGAGGCTGGTGTATGGGCGCCTGCCGCGCTTCTTCCATACATTGGTAAAAGGTATCAATGAGTTCCCAGCTCAAGGCATCCACGGCCTCGTGGCCATAGCCAAATTTGGGCTGCTGCAGGCACAAGGCCCGTATCTGTGTGATGCGTTCTTTGCTCAGTTGCAGACCGGTGACAAGCGGATTGTTGCCCCAGTTGCTGCGCAGGCAAGCCACCAGCTCTTGCAGGGAAAACTGCTGCTGTTCAAATACCAGGTATTTGATGATGTACAGGGAGTCGGTAGCGGTGCTGATACCCGTCATCAGGGGAGAGAACAGGTGATAGCGGGCGCCGCCTCCTGCCAGGTCTCTTCCCGATGCTATACAACCGCCGATGATGGCGGATAAGAGCGGGGAAGGGGACACCTCTTCTTTGATGCCGTATTGCACAAGTATGCCATGCAGGAACTTGTGACAACCCATCAGGATATGGCTGCGCAGGATTTCCTGAAATTGGGTATAGCTGGTGATGCCGGCCGCTGGCGGTGTACGCCAGCTGCCCTTCATGCCCCGCAGGTATACGGAACCCGACATGGAAAAACCAGCGCCGCTGTTGAGGGCCTTTTCCAGTACATCGAGTGCGGCCACAAAGCCAAAGCTGAATTCTGTTTCACCGGCAAACAAGGTCTCATAACAGCCATCACAGGCATAGTTGCGGGCGCTTTTCAATTCAACCGTGCCGCCTGTTTTGAATTGAAGGGCGGGAATGATCTTATCGTCATTGAGCAATAC encodes:
- a CDS encoding pyruvate formate lyase family protein gives rise to the protein MQYNILSFWQQQENLPSGHPDKLGPRTNRLLQYLFEQWRNKPAWPDWGQMGHLFDRYTGTELDHIRQQPVAIRKGLAIKHMLTELSDNTVAVKKGLMQVHPDELIIGSLPPYSVGQGKELMRYLTEEEALYYEIRYLNEWSPFGHIVPDHQRILDHGIDHIIAECRQKIEETGDAKKQAFHTSVILALEGVLNYAANYASLAKSKARLFLDDTDRHTQFIAIAQRLEQVPRMAPRNFAEAVQCIYLVHCALHYSGEIVPLGRLDQLLYPFYKNDRANGVLTEEQAREILECLWIKLDEKTILNARHLEDRFTSSDGALLGTGSASNFDQGALANQWMQQVTIGGVIADNEPEAKDATNDLTYLCLETARRLPFNSPTLDLRVHSKTPAKVLDLAAAALLSGGAHPVLLNDDKIIPALQFKTGGTVELKSARNYACDGCYETLFAGETEFSFGFVAALDVLEKALNSGAGFSMSGSVYLRGMKGSWRTPPAAGITSYTQFQEILRSHILMGCHKFLHGILVQYGIKEEVSPSPLLSAIIGGCIASGRDLAGGGARYHLFSPLMTGISTATDSLYIIKYLVFEQQQFSLQELVACLRSNWGNNPLVTGLQLSKERITQIRALCLQQPKFGYGHEAVDALSWELIDTFYQCMEEARQAPIHQPQWEALKARYDIPGRPFEILFAPGVGTFEQYVFGGSFAGATPDGRLAFSPIASDLSPAPVPADQPAYTITGPAGSDQQVEPVRTGILAEALKSYTHHAINYLSDGAPSDFNIPENFPQQKLVEVLQSFAQGQGSNVMTITTANPKTMYLAALSPEQYELLRVRMGGWTEFFITLFPDHKAQHQRRPIFLPH